In one Lolium rigidum isolate FL_2022 chromosome 3, APGP_CSIRO_Lrig_0.1, whole genome shotgun sequence genomic region, the following are encoded:
- the LOC124699448 gene encoding protein LOL3-like codes for MQSQIVCHRCRRVLAYPAGAPSVCCALCRAITAVPPPAPAVEMAQLICGGCRTLLMYTRNADTVRCSCCSTVNLVRPVNNIAHVNCGRCRTTLMYPHGAPSVKCAICEYITNTGINTMSPTPCPRPTSNESAYNAPSTSAPTSHPQNVTVVVENPMTVDEKGKLVSNVVVGITPGKN; via the exons ATGCAGAGCCAGATCGTGTGCCACCGCTGCCGGCGCGTCCTCGCCTACCCGGCGGGGGCGCCCAGCGTCTGCTGCGCCCTGTGCCGCGCCATCACCGCCGTCCCGCCCCCAGCGCCAG CAGTGGAAATGGCTCAGCTTATATGTGGTGGCTGCCGAACTTTGCTGATGTACACCCGTAATGCAGACACTGTGAGATGCTCATGTTGCAGTACAGTCAATCTTGTCAGACCAG TCAACAATATAGCCCACGTGAACTGTGGTCGGTGCCGGACAACTTTGATGTATCCACATGGAGCACCTTCTGTCAAATGTGCCATCTGCGAGTATATCACAAATACTGGG ATAAATACCATGTCACCAACACCATGTCCAAGGCCTACATCAAATGAATCTGCATATAATGCCCCATCCACTTCTGCT CCCACATCTCATCCCCAGAATGTAACCGTTGTTGTTGAGAACCCTATGACAGTTGACGAAAAGGGTAAACTG GTTAGCAACGTCGTAGTTGGAATTACACCTGGGAAAAATTAA